From the Paenibacillus sp. R14(2021) genome, the window TGATCTCGGGCGTACCGGCCTCCGTGACGGCCATCGCATAGTCTCTCACACCGCTCTTCGATGTGTGTTCATGTCGTTCACCTCCGTTTAGGATTGGCGTCGGCCGGAATTCCGGGACGAGGGCATGGAATGGGGCTTTCGCGTACAGGTCTTGCAAGTCCGCAATCGCCTGGATGGACTGCCAGACATCCTTCTGCATCAGGTCCTTCAGTTCTTGATCGAACACCAAGCCCTGCATGAGTTTGGACTTGGCCAGGCATAACGTTTTGAAGTTAATCATTTCGTGAAGTTCAAGGGACTCATGAGCGGCTAAGGTCTGCTGTTGTTGGTTCATGTACCCACCTTTTTCTGAGAAATTACGGCATGAGTATCTTGTCCCTGATAAGTCAATTTATTCAAATGTGTTAGCGTAATGATGTTCAGTTCGAACCGAGGGCCCAATGGCCTGAAGTTCGGCCCGAGCCTTGTTGCACAGCATCCTGGATAAGTTCAAAACAATCACTTGGCGTTAGGGTTGTTCCGTTTCCTTCGGGTTATTTAAACGTAACAGTATGATCACTCCCAGCACAATAAGCAGTTCAACTGCCCCCGTCATTATTCCTCCCAAACTGTTCGCTTTTAAAAAGAATTGGTAATGATTCATATTGTCCCTAAAGAAAAACGCTCTTAACAGACCAAAAACGACGCCTATCAAATAAATGAGATTGTTATTGGGGATCCCAAAAACAATTTGAATGCTTCGAAATAACACGTACACCTCCAAGGAAAGCTTCGCAAACACGGTAGGAATCCAAAATAAAAAAAGAACTAAATCCAATCGGTCAAACTGCTCGGTAAATGCCAGTTCTCTAATTAACGACAACGTAGGATGAACCTGAGTACTCAATAAATCACTTCCAAATACGCCGATTTCCAAAAAAATAATGACGTATAAAAATGCAAGGCCGCCTATCGTCCCTGTGACTGCGGCTAAACGAAGATACTTTAACGGCTGCATATGGCCTAATATGAAATATAAAATGACGATTTCTCCAGCCCAAGGCACAGCATTATATACAGCCTGCATCAATGAGAAGTACGTGTTTGGATTTAAAATAGGCACGACATTTAAAAAATCGATTTTAGGCAACAAATTGATTGGATTTATTGACATCACAAGGACGAAGGGGAAAAAAAATAAACCATTGAAATTAGCAATTGTCCCGATGCCTTTCTTAGCGACATAGCTTACTAATAACATGATGATTATCGTGGTCATAATTGTAGATGTCATTGGCAGCAGTGCGAGCTGTATGGCACTAATAAACGATTGAACATCGTTCAAAAGCAGTAATGTAATAAAAAAAATAAAAAGCATCGCCATTCCCTTTTCTGCTGCCGGGTGCTTTTTTCTTTGGTCAGAAAACAGATTCCAAGTGGGCAGTTTTTGGTAACCCTTCAGTCCCAAAAGGATAAGCAGTACCGGAAAAGGGACGATGAGAAAAAAAACGAACCAACCATTACTTCCAGCCGGCACGACCTGAGTTATTGGGAATTGAATAAATGAAGTGGTCACAACAAAATTGGCAAGCAACAGAGCTAACTGAAAATGTGTTATCAATGCTCGCATCATCGTACTCCTTCTTGTTGGCTTTCTTGCATTTCTATTTTGGACTTGAAGCACGATCAACGTTTAGTCCCGTTTGTTCAAGAACAAATTTTACGTCGATGTTCGTATGTATGCTGTGCAGTCTCTGCTCCCAGTTGTTTTTCCATTTTGATTCCCAGCTTGTATTATGAAATATG encodes:
- a CDS encoding GerAB/ArcD/ProY family transporter, with amino-acid sequence MMRALITHFQLALLLANFVVTTSFIQFPITQVVPAGSNGWFVFFLIVPFPVLLILLGLKGYQKLPTWNLFSDQRKKHPAAEKGMAMLFIFFITLLLLNDVQSFISAIQLALLPMTSTIMTTIIIMLLVSYVAKKGIGTIANFNGLFFFPFVLVMSINPINLLPKIDFLNVVPILNPNTYFSLMQAVYNAVPWAGEIVILYFILGHMQPLKYLRLAAVTGTIGGLAFLYVIIFLEIGVFGSDLLSTQVHPTLSLIRELAFTEQFDRLDLVLFLFWIPTVFAKLSLEVYVLFRSIQIVFGIPNNNLIYLIGVVFGLLRAFFFRDNMNHYQFFLKANSLGGIMTGAVELLIVLGVIILLRLNNPKETEQP